GGCGTGCAGATGACGTCCGCGCGGCGCGCGCCGCGGCGCACCAGCTCCGGCAGGTCGCGGTCGCTCGGCGACAGCTCCTCGGGATTGTCGAAAAAGGCCAGGTCGTGGATCGTCTGGACGCCGGCGGCGCGGAACCGCCCTGGCAGCACGAAGTTCGTGCCGTGCACGACGTCGGTCGGGCCGGCGAACAGCTCCACCGGCGGGAAGTCCGAGCGCACCCACGCCATCCGCAGCAGCCGCGCCGCGACCGGTATGCCGCGGGCCTGCGCGCCGTACGGGAGCACATGCCGCAGCCGCCGCCACCCGCGCAGCGTGAACGCCACCGCGCGCGTGTCCACTTCGGGGATCGAGACCAGCTCTTCGCTCAGTGCGGCCGTGTACCGGCCGATCCCGGTGCGCGCGCCGAGGAGCGGGGTGCCGTCGAGGAGAACGCGCAGGGACCTAGCCACGGCGGAGCCGTTGCTTCGCGACCTTGAGCGTCCGGCCGCCGACGCGCCGCGCCAGCTCGCCGGGCCCGCCCGCCGCGAGGTACTCGCGGACCAGGTCGACGTCCCGCCGCAGCAGCTCCCGGCCGCGCACGGCCGGCGTCCTCACCAGGTCAGCCGACCCGGGCAGCCGGTCGGCCGCCGGTCGCGGGTCGCGGCAGAACTCGACCAGCGGCTTCAGCGCCTCCGGCCACGCGAACTGCTGCGCGACGACGGCGATCCGCTCGACGCAGCCCGCGGCGAACTCCTCGTCGTACAACGCCTTCTCGAGCGCGTCGGCCAAAGCCACGTCGTCTTCGGCCGGGACGACGACACCGAGCCGCTCGGCCCGGACCAGGTCGGCGAAGGCGTCGCCGTCGGTGGTGACGATCGGCAGCCCGGCCCACAGGTAGTCGAGGACGCGGGTGCGGAACGCGAACGTCGTCTCGACGTGCTCGTAGTGCGTCGTGACGCCGCAGTTCGCGTCGAGCAGCCAGTTCTGGCGCTCGTGGTAGGGCACCCACTGCTCGTTGAAGTAGACGTGCTTGCCGGTCAGGCCCAGTGAGTCCGCCAGCCGGATCGTCCGCGCGCCGATGTCCATCTCGGCGACCTCGGGGTTCGGGTGCTTCATACCGAGGAACACGAGCCGGACGTCCCCGCGGTTGCGGCGCAGCCGGTCGATCGCGCGGACCAGCGTCAACGGGTCGAACCAGCTGTACACCCCGCCCGCCCAGAGCACGACGTGGTCGGTGCCGCCGATGCCCAGCGACGACCGCAGGCCCGGCCCGGTGCGCACCGGCGGCTCCGGGGGCAGGCCGAAGGGGACGACCGCGAGCAGCGACTGGGTCGTCGGGTCGGCGTCGTAGAGGCGCGGGGAAAGCCGGCCCATCGCGGCCAGGTGGCCGAGCCAGAAGTGGCGCTGCCGCTCGGACGCGCAGAGGAAGAAGTCGCCGCGTTCGAGCTGGGCGTCCAAGACGCGGGTGACGCCGGCGAGGTCGGCCGCGCGCTTGTCGTCGGCGACGCCCTTGCCCTGCTCCAGCAGCTCGAGGTGCATCGGGTCGTAGAGGTCGGCGACGACGATCTTGCCGCGGTGCTCCTTCTTCAGCGACGGCGCCAGTTCGAGCACGTGGCCCTGCAGGACGACGATGTCGGCCCAGGCGACCGGCGCCTCCAGCTCGCGGTGCTTGCCCGCGCTGACGCGGAACGGCGACGGCGGTGGCGTGGCGAGGGGGTTGGTGGTGACGAGGTGGACGTCGTGTTCGGCGGCCAGCGCGAGGGCGATGTTCCAGGCGCGGATCGCCGGGCCCGCCATCCGCTCGGTGAGCGCGTCGCCGGTGAGCACGAGGATCTTCCGGCGCTGCCCGAAGGCCTTCTCGATGCCGAACGCCTCGACGAGGATGTCGTGCGCGGCGAGGTAGCGGGGGAGCGGGTAGGCCGGCTCCAACGCCTTGCGCAGCAAGGGAAGCAGGTCGGCGTCGGTCCGGACGCGGGCGGCCTGCTCGACCGCGCGGGATCCGGCCAGCGACGGCAGCTGCTCGACGAACTGGTCGATGGCGAGGATCCCGGCGAGCGTGCTCCGGGGGATCGCGACGTCGCCGGACTCGATCGGGCCGACGCCCTGTTCGAGGTCCAGCTGGGTGGCGTCCAGCTCGCCGCGGGCGGTGGCGCGGCGCACGGCCAGGGCGAGTGCCGCGGGCAGCGCGCGGGCCAGGGTCTCGTCGGAAAGGTTCTTGTACAGCGCCGCCAGGGCGTTGCGCTCCAGGAGGAACGTCTCGCGGCCGGTCTCCGGCGCGTCGACCGCCGCCATCGTGCCGTGGTGGCGGTGGAAGGCCACCGACTCGGGGAGGTACCGGACGCGCCAGCCGCGGAGGTTGAGCCGCCAGCCGAGGTCGACGTCCTCGTAGAACATGAAGAACCGTTCGTCGAAGCCGCCCAGCTCGGCGAACACGCTTTCCCGGACGAACATCGCCGAGCCGGTGCCGAACAGGACGTCCTTCGCGACCTCGTGCTCGGCGGCCGGGACGTCTTCGAGGGGCAAGCCCGCGTGGCGCTTGTAGCCCATGCCGAACCAGGTCAGGCCGCCGTCGACGAAGTCGGTGCCGGTGCCGTCCCAGTCGAGGACCTTGCTCGCCACGGCGGCGACGCGGGGTTGCCCGCGCAGCTCGGCGACCGCGGTGGAGACCCAGCCCGGCGCCGGGCGGGCGTCGTTGTTGAGGAAGCCGAGGACCGTGCCCTTCGCGTGCTTCGCGCCGAGGTTGCAGCCACCGGCGAACCCGAGGTTGCGCCCGGCCTCGATCACGCGGGCCTGGGGGACGGCTTCGCGGAGGCGCGCGGCCTCGTCGGAGTTGTCGACGCAGATCAGCTCGAGCTCGGGGTAGTCGTGCTCGGCGAGCGCGCGCAGGCAGGTGATCGTGTCGTCGGCGCCGCGGTAGTTGACCACGATCACCGAGACGAGCGGTTGCGGTTCCCCCTGCGCCAAAGCCTGCTCCTTCGTCGGGTGCCGCAAGCTTAAAGGCCCGCCCATGCTTCCCAGACCGCGCCTCGGCCGAGTGCCGCGCGACGGGTGATCACGCGGCGGGCGAGCAACGTCGCAGGTAGCCGTGCGGCCACTTCGGCCAGCACCCGGCAGCGCAGGCCGAGCCGGAAGTTCGCCGCGTCCGGACGGCTCGGCCGCAGTGGCAGCACCGCGGTCAGCACGGCGAACCTTGCCAACTGCTTCACTGCGACGTCGAGCGGTGCGCAGCGCAGCAGCATGAGCAGGCGGTTGCGCTCGTTCCAGTGGTGGAACAGCGCCGAACCCAGTTCGCTGCTGACGCCGTGGGCGTGCCGGACGCGGGCGCCGGGCGCCGCGACGACGTCCCACCCGGCCAGCCGCAGCCGCCAAGCCGTGTCGGTGTCTTCGTAATAACAGAAAAATTGAGCCGGGACGCCGCCGACGTCACGCAGGGCTTCGACGCGGAGCAGGGCCGCGCCGCCGCAGAAGCCGAACACCTCGCCGGTGGGCTCGGTGACGTCGGCGCCGTGGCCGTCGGCCGTCAGCCGCACGCCGGCGGACTGAGTAGTGCCGTCGGGCCGCGCGAGCAGCGAGGTCGAGGCGGCGGCCAGCGGTGCCTTTTCGAGGGCGTCTTCCAGTGTCGCAAGCCAATCCGGTGACGGTTCGGCATCGTCGTTCAGCCACGCCATCAGCGGGGTCTGGACCTTTTCGAGGGCGACCGCGAGGGCGCCCGCGTAGCCGGTGTTGCGGGCCAGGCGGATTACTTGCGGGTGCGAAGGATGGGCCGCGAGCAGGGCGGCGGTGCCGTCGTCGGAGGCGTTGTCCACCACGAGCGTCCGATGTGGACGCGTCTGCGCGGCGAGCGCGTCGAGACAGGCCGTGACCTGGCCGGCACCCCGCCAGGTCACGACTACCACCGTGGTGGCGGGATTCGCGGTCACGTCCCGCACAATAGCCGCGTGCCCGAACTGGTCGTGCTTGCCGAGCAACTCCTCGCGCCCGTGCCCGGTGGCACCGGGCGCTACACGGCCGAACTGCTCCCCTCCCTCGCGAAGTCCGCGCCGCCGGGCTGGACGGTGTCCAGCGCCGTCGCGCGGCACGCCGACGTCAGCGCGGCCCGGCTGGACGGTGTCGAGGGCCCCCGGGTGCTGCGGATCCCGCCGCGGGCGCTGGTCGCCGCCTGGCAGCTGGGCCTGCGCTGG
This window of the Amycolatopsis balhimycina FH 1894 genome carries:
- a CDS encoding glycosyltransferase translates to MAQGEPQPLVSVIVVNYRGADDTITCLRALAEHDYPELELICVDNSDEAARLREAVPQARVIEAGRNLGFAGGCNLGAKHAKGTVLGFLNNDARPAPGWVSTAVAELRGQPRVAAVASKVLDWDGTGTDFVDGGLTWFGMGYKRHAGLPLEDVPAAEHEVAKDVLFGTGSAMFVRESVFAELGGFDERFFMFYEDVDLGWRLNLRGWRVRYLPESVAFHRHHGTMAAVDAPETGRETFLLERNALAALYKNLSDETLARALPAALALAVRRATARGELDATQLDLEQGVGPIESGDVAIPRSTLAGILAIDQFVEQLPSLAGSRAVEQAARVRTDADLLPLLRKALEPAYPLPRYLAAHDILVEAFGIEKAFGQRRKILVLTGDALTERMAGPAIRAWNIALALAAEHDVHLVTTNPLATPPPSPFRVSAGKHRELEAPVAWADIVVLQGHVLELAPSLKKEHRGKIVVADLYDPMHLELLEQGKGVADDKRAADLAGVTRVLDAQLERGDFFLCASERQRHFWLGHLAAMGRLSPRLYDADPTTQSLLAVVPFGLPPEPPVRTGPGLRSSLGIGGTDHVVLWAGGVYSWFDPLTLVRAIDRLRRNRGDVRLVFLGMKHPNPEVAEMDIGARTIRLADSLGLTGKHVYFNEQWVPYHERQNWLLDANCGVTTHYEHVETTFAFRTRVLDYLWAGLPIVTTDGDAFADLVRAERLGVVVPAEDDVALADALEKALYDEEFAAGCVERIAVVAQQFAWPEALKPLVEFCRDPRPAADRLPGSADLVRTPAVRGRELLRRDVDLVREYLAAGGPGELARRVGGRTLKVAKQRLRRG
- a CDS encoding glycosyltransferase family 2 protein: MRDVTANPATTVVVVTWRGAGQVTACLDALAAQTRPHRTLVVDNASDDGTAALLAAHPSHPQVIRLARNTGYAGALAVALEKVQTPLMAWLNDDAEPSPDWLATLEDALEKAPLAAASTSLLARPDGTTQSAGVRLTADGHGADVTEPTGEVFGFCGGAALLRVEALRDVGGVPAQFFCYYEDTDTAWRLRLAGWDVVAAPGARVRHAHGVSSELGSALFHHWNERNRLLMLLRCAPLDVAVKQLARFAVLTAVLPLRPSRPDAANFRLGLRCRVLAEVAARLPATLLARRVITRRAALGRGAVWEAWAGL